In candidate division WOR-3 bacterium, the sequence AGAAGAAGAGATATCCATTTTTTCTTCTGTGATCTCAGGGCGATAATAAGTGGATGTCTGCGTGAGAACGAAGAGCGTGCCGCAGTAAGTTACTATGAGTTCAACAATGAACTTAACGATTACCCGGTGATTTCGGAATTTGCGGTTACTTACCGCTGCAATCTGAACTGCGGATTCTGTTATGTCGGTGCGAAAGAATACGGCGAGTTGAGCACAAATGATGCGAAGAAAGTACTGTTCAAGATTATTAAAGAAGCCCAGGTGCCTTCAGTCAGTTTCACCGGCGGCGAACCGCTGCTTCGGAAAGATCTGTGCGAGTTGGTCAAATATGCATCTGAATTGGGTCTTTGGACGAACCTCATTACAAACGGCACCTTGATCACCGAAGAGCGGGTGCAGGTATTGAAAGACGCCGGTCTGTCGAGCGCCCAGGTGAGTATCGAGGGGCACAATCCAGAAGTGCATGACAGGGCAACCGGGAAGCTCGGTTCATTTGATGCGACGGTAAAAGGAATAAAGCTGCTTTTGAAAGCAGGGATCCCCGTACATACCAATACGACGGTTTCAAGAATCAATCTGCCGTATCTTGAGGAGATCGTGCTTCTTGCAAAAAAGATCGGTCTTCAGAGACTTTCGATGAATCTGGTAATTCCCTGTGGCAGTGCCTCAGAAAGGAAAGATCTCTGGGTGTCTTATTCCGAAGTCGGAGATCATATTATGAGAGTAAAACATCGTGCAGAGCAGGAGAATATTAAATTTCTATGGTATTCACCGGTACCGATGTGTACCTTCAATCCCATTGCATACGGGTTCGGCAACAAATCCTGTGCCGCGATCACCGGTCTCCTGAGCATCGATCCACTGGGTAATATCATTCCCTGTTCATCCTGGCGTAAACCGGTCGGTTCCCTCTTAACCGAGAAGTTCACTACTATCTGGAATTCAGAGATGC encodes:
- a CDS encoding radical SAM protein encodes the protein MSLGMSLSLPFGLSFSMPFSLCERGSTLMFKYLKIPGLSRLKTIRKVSPRPAETAGYDISWVDEFVTKIKPYIYVRKRDNLLILIPNQVYKLNQSAVGMLDFLLKGHSISELCNIVGGDENRRRDIHFFFCDLRAIISGCLRENEERAAVSYYEFNNELNDYPVISEFAVTYRCNLNCGFCYVGAKEYGELSTNDAKKVLFKIIKEAQVPSVSFTGGEPLLRKDLCELVKYASELGLWTNLITNGTLITEERVQVLKDAGLSSAQVSIEGHNPEVHDRATGKLGSFDATVKGIKLLLKAGIPVHTNTTVSRINLPYLEEIVLLAKKIGLQRLSMNLVIPCGSASERKDLWVSYSEVGDHIMRVKHRAEQENIKFLWYSPVPMCTFNPIAYGFGNKSCAAITGLLSIDPLGNIIPCSSWRKPVGSLLTEKFTTIWNSEMLGYFKNIEYAPEECRECIHLEICKGACPLYWKAVGVKELYGRT